A window of Campylobacter cuniculorum DSM 23162 = LMG 24588 contains these coding sequences:
- a CDS encoding ATP-binding protein encodes MINLSKKLIRQVAQANAKFGLIQENDRVLLGLSGGKDSLALAHLLQRMKQHAPFDFEFEAVTLSYGMGEDYSKLHAHCKTHGINHKILDSNIYELSGETIRENSSFCSYFSRMRRGALYTYALKEGFNKLAIAHHLDDAAESFFMNFIHNGSLRTLAPIYRSKRGVVVIRPLIFVRERQLKDNALINELEVIGNEFCPGMKLSEKNVKFPHAREEAKQILASLEKDNPKLFTSLKTAFSNLHQESFWLQKMG; translated from the coding sequence ATGATAAATCTTAGTAAAAAGCTCATTCGTCAAGTTGCACAAGCCAATGCTAAATTTGGACTCATTCAAGAAAACGACAGAGTGCTCTTAGGTTTGAGCGGGGGTAAAGATTCTTTGGCTTTAGCTCATCTTTTACAAAGGATGAAACAACACGCTCCTTTTGATTTTGAATTTGAGGCTGTAACACTTAGTTATGGTATGGGTGAAGATTATTCCAAACTTCATGCACATTGTAAGACACATGGAATTAATCATAAAATCCTTGATTCAAACATCTATGAACTTTCAGGCGAGACCATACGAGAAAATTCAAGTTTTTGCAGTTATTTTTCAAGAATGCGACGCGGTGCTCTTTACACTTATGCACTCAAAGAAGGTTTCAATAAACTTGCCATTGCCCATCATTTAGATGATGCTGCGGAAAGTTTTTTTATGAATTTCATTCATAATGGTTCTTTACGCACTCTAGCACCTATTTATAGGAGTAAAAGAGGGGTGGTTGTGATCAGACCTTTAATTTTTGTACGTGAGAGACAATTAAAAGACAATGCTTTAATCAATGAACTTGAAGTCATAGGTAATGAATTTTGTCCGGGCATGAAATTGAGTGAAAAAAATGTGAAATTTCCACACGCTAGAGAAGAAGCCAAACAAATTCTCGCCTCTCTTGAAAAAGACAATCCAAAGCTTTT
- a CDS encoding 5'-methylthioadenosine/adenosylhomocysteine nucleosidase, giving the protein MKIAILGAMPEEITPLLETLKDYKSVEYAHNTYYFANYKKHELILAYSKIGKVNSTLSASILIEKFKAQTLLFTGVAGAFNKDLEIGDLLYASKLVQYDLDITAFGHPLGYVPGNEIFVKTDEKLNALALETAKDLGIKIKEGIIATGDEFICNEAKKEKIREIFKADACEMEGASVALVCDALKIPCFILRAMSDKAGEKAEFDFDEFVAKSAKISADFILKMCEKL; this is encoded by the coding sequence ATGAAAATTGCAATACTTGGTGCAATGCCTGAAGAAATCACTCCTTTACTTGAAACACTCAAAGATTATAAAAGCGTAGAATACGCTCATAATACCTATTATTTTGCAAATTACAAAAAACACGAATTGATTTTAGCTTATTCAAAAATCGGTAAAGTCAATTCCACTCTTAGTGCAAGTATATTGATAGAAAAATTTAAGGCTCAAACTTTGCTTTTTACCGGTGTTGCAGGAGCCTTCAATAAAGATTTAGAAATAGGCGATTTGCTCTATGCAAGCAAACTCGTGCAATATGACTTAGATATTACTGCTTTTGGACATCCTTTAGGTTATGTTCCGGGAAATGAAATTTTTGTTAAAACCGATGAAAAACTCAATGCTTTAGCCTTAGAAACGGCTAAAGATTTAGGCATAAAGATTAAAGAGGGAATCATAGCAACCGGAGATGAATTCATCTGTAACGAAGCTAAAAAAGAAAAAATACGAGAAATTTTTAAAGCTGATGCTTGTGAAATGGAAGGTGCAAGTGTGGCTTTGGTCTGTGATGCTTTGAAAATTCCTTGTTTCATTTTAAGGGCTATGAGTGATAAAGCGGGAGAGAAAGCCGAATTCGATTTTGATGAATTTGTTGCAAAATCTGCTAAAATTTCAGCTGATTTTATCCTTAAAATGTGTGAAAAACTATGA
- the fabD gene encoding ACP S-malonyltransferase — protein MMYAFIFPGQGSQNVGMGKEIYENSPRAKELLEEASDFCKIDFKHLLFSQNEDLNKSEFTQPAIVLNSLMCYCALLEKKPDLKPKFALGHSLGEFSALAISKALNFLETIKLVHKRGKFMQEDCRGIEVAMMVILGLKDEVVEELCIQARNNQKKIYAANYNCDGQIVVAGLKSDLLGLENDFKDKGAKRTMLLNMNVISHCPLLENASLKLSAELEKILNPTFAPVISNVNAKIYHNKNEAMSLLREQLIKPVLYKQSIKNIENEIEGFIEFGASVLKGLNKKITSKNTWSLTNLKELDSFLKENE, from the coding sequence TTGATGTATGCTTTTATCTTTCCGGGACAAGGTTCTCAAAATGTCGGAATGGGTAAAGAAATTTACGAAAACTCGCCTAGAGCAAAAGAGCTTTTAGAAGAGGCGAGTGATTTTTGTAAAATCGATTTTAAGCATTTGCTTTTTAGTCAAAATGAAGATTTAAACAAGAGTGAATTCACTCAACCTGCCATTGTTTTAAATTCTTTAATGTGCTATTGTGCTCTACTTGAAAAAAAACCGGATTTAAAACCTAAATTTGCTCTAGGGCATTCTTTAGGCGAGTTTTCAGCCCTTGCAATCAGCAAAGCTTTAAATTTTTTAGAAACCATCAAATTAGTGCATAAAAGAGGAAAATTTATGCAAGAGGATTGTCGTGGGATTGAGGTTGCAATGATGGTTATTTTAGGTTTAAAAGACGAAGTTGTAGAAGAACTTTGCATACAAGCTAGAAACAATCAAAAAAAAATTTATGCAGCAAATTATAATTGTGATGGGCAGATTGTCGTTGCTGGATTAAAATCTGATTTGCTCGGCTTAGAAAATGATTTTAAAGACAAGGGAGCAAAAAGAACTATGCTTTTAAATATGAATGTTATAAGCCATTGTCCGCTTTTAGAAAATGCTTCTTTAAAGCTTAGTGCAGAGCTTGAAAAGATTTTAAATCCTACTTTTGCACCTGTTATTTCTAATGTGAATGCAAAAATTTATCACAATAAAAATGAAGCCATGTCCTTACTTAGAGAGCAGCTTATCAAACCTGTTCTTTATAAACAAAGCATTAAAAATATAGAAAATGAAATCGAAGGTTTTATCGAATTTGGAGCAAGTGTTTTAAAGGGATTGAATAAAAAAATCACCTCTAAAAATACTTGGAGTTTGACAAATTTAAAAGAGCTTGATTCTTTTTTAAAGGAAAACGAATGA
- a CDS encoding FKBP-type peptidyl-prolyl cis-trans isomerase yields MLIQKNDVVSMFYELKDANTNEVLESNLYTQPISFIVGKGQILESLEEEIMKLESPSNADVLIKKEKGLGEYDASAIQTLPKEQFAGIELKIGMELFGEGENGETVRVSVKEIGENDVTIDYNHPYAGRDLLFSLNIIDSRLASEDEILTGIIAGSHSCGCSGHAHDHENSGGGCCSGGGGCGCH; encoded by the coding sequence ATGCTAATTCAAAAAAATGATGTTGTATCAATGTTTTATGAACTCAAAGATGCTAATACCAATGAAGTTTTAGAGTCAAATCTTTACACACAGCCTATTTCTTTCATCGTTGGAAAGGGGCAAATTTTAGAGAGCTTAGAAGAAGAGATTATGAAACTTGAGAGTCCGAGTAATGCTGATGTTTTAATCAAAAAAGAAAAGGGCTTAGGAGAATATGATGCAAGTGCCATTCAAACTTTACCTAAAGAACAATTTGCAGGAATTGAATTAAAAATAGGAATGGAGCTTTTTGGTGAAGGAGAAAATGGTGAAACTGTACGTGTAAGCGTTAAAGAAATCGGAGAAAATGATGTAACGATTGATTATAATCATCCTTATGCAGGGAGAGACTTACTCTTTTCTTTGAATATCATAGACAGCAGACTTGCAAGTGAAGATGAAATTTTAACAGGTATTATTGCAGGAAGCCATAGTTGTGGTTGTAGCGGTCATGCCCATGATCATGAAAATAGCGGTGGTGGTTGTTGTAGCGGAGGCGGAGGCTGCGGTTGCCATTGA
- a CDS encoding tetratricopeptide repeat protein encodes MKKTILVALLGATFLYAENSAFDAGNLANDSSYGLTRNEKLFKEKIDKLSNDYIQINAKINEINERVEGLQSTLEGINSQYSKSNSRLSQLEQENIDNNLSKEIQSLKAYVEESRKIQETNHNQIKKVLTELSSLVDSINANYVSKEELQDNNHSKKTNSAVKNDLNKDENLTEESTEQKINTEEKIDETWKKKKNNEILALGIENLNKNAFTQAEEQFNHLIKNQYKPARAHFYLGEIEYKQKNYNNAISFYKKSSAISTKGDYFPKLLYHTAISLDKIGDTKSANGFYKALKTNYPNSPEAKASPNRK; translated from the coding sequence ATGAAAAAAACTATTTTAGTAGCTCTACTCGGAGCTACTTTTCTTTATGCAGAAAATTCTGCTTTTGATGCTGGAAATTTAGCGAATGATTCTTCTTACGGCTTAACCCGAAATGAGAAGCTGTTTAAAGAAAAAATAGACAAATTAAGCAATGACTATATACAAATTAATGCGAAAATTAATGAAATAAATGAGAGAGTAGAGGGATTGCAAAGCACTCTTGAAGGTATCAATTCTCAATATTCTAAATCTAATTCTAGACTTTCACAACTTGAACAAGAAAATATAGATAATAATTTAAGCAAAGAAATTCAAAGCCTTAAAGCTTATGTTGAAGAAAGTAGGAAAATTCAAGAAACAAATCACAATCAAATCAAGAAAGTTCTAACAGAACTTAGTTCTTTAGTGGATTCTATTAATGCAAATTATGTTTCAAAAGAAGAATTACAAGATAATAACCATTCTAAAAAAACAAACTCGGCTGTAAAAAATGATTTAAATAAAGATGAAAATTTGACTGAAGAAAGCACTGAACAGAAAATAAATACTGAAGAAAAAATCGATGAAACTTGGAAAAAGAAAAAAAATAATGAAATTTTAGCTTTAGGAATAGAAAATTTAAACAAAAATGCCTTCACACAAGCTGAAGAACAATTCAATCATTTAATAAAAAATCAATACAAACCTGCAAGGGCTCATTTCTATCTAGGAGAGATAGAATATAAACAAAAAAATTATAATAACGCCATTTCTTTTTATAAGAAAAGCTCTGCGATTAGCACAAAAGGAGATTATTTTCCAAAACTTTTGTATCATACAGCCATTTCTTTAGACAAAATCGGTGATACAAAAAGTGCAAATGGTTTTTATAAAGCTTTGAAAACAAATTATCCGAATTCACCTGAAGCGAAAGCTTCACCAAATCGTAAATAA
- a CDS encoding OmpA family protein: MRKILFTSIAAFAVIISGCSTKSTSVSGDSSVDQRRGGTGGSDIFGADGQINGVEKVYFDFDKFNIRSDMQYVIKNNAAFFNNEASGISFVVEGNCDEWGTDEYNQALGLKRARAVKEALSVQGVNADRISVKSYGETNPVCTEKTKACDAQNRRAEFRLAR, translated from the coding sequence ATGAGAAAAATTCTTTTTACTTCGATTGCAGCATTTGCGGTAATCATTAGTGGTTGTAGCACAAAAAGCACAAGTGTAAGTGGTGATAGTAGTGTTGATCAACGAAGAGGTGGAACCGGAGGTAGTGATATTTTTGGTGCCGATGGACAAATCAATGGGGTAGAAAAAGTATATTTTGATTTTGATAAATTCAATATAAGATCAGATATGCAGTATGTCATTAAAAATAATGCAGCTTTCTTCAATAATGAAGCTAGTGGCATAAGTTTTGTAGTCGAAGGAAACTGCGATGAGTGGGGAACTGATGAATACAATCAAGCTTTGGGTTTAAAGAGAGCTAGAGCTGTAAAAGAAGCTTTATCTGTGCAAGGTGTTAATGCAGATAGAATCTCTGTAAAAAGTTATGGAGAAACAAATCCTGTGTGTACAGAAAAAACTAAAGCTTGTGATGCACAAAATCGTCGTGCTGAATTCAGACTAGCAAGATAA
- the tolB gene encoding Tol-Pal system protein TolB, giving the protein MKKFFLLFFIFLAFAWAEDPVIDVINKGVVLPKIIVKDTSNLNDANLKRSFYNILVNDLKVSSNFEVVSEGSENFNYTFEYDLARNGNTLSLNVRIKAGGEQKSSQNYTLNNIEQYPFLAHKSVKESVNFLALAPVEWMDHKILIARTNGPKQSQIIMADYTLTYQKVIISGGLNLFPKWANEEQSAFYYTAYDHEMPTLYRYDLKTNQASKILSSGGMVVASDVNKNGDKILITMAPQDQPDVYLYDLNSKNLTKMTNYSGIDVNANFIGEDESKVVFVSDRLGYPNIFMQNIGNTNAEQVVFHGKNNSAVSTYKDFLVYSSRESNQAGVFNIYLMSIKSDDIRQLSANGKNLFPRFSSDGGSIVFIKYLGAQSALGVIRVNANKTFYFPLKVGKIQSIDW; this is encoded by the coding sequence ATGAAAAAATTTTTTTTATTGTTTTTTATTTTTTTAGCTTTTGCTTGGGCTGAAGATCCTGTGATTGATGTTATCAATAAAGGAGTGGTTTTACCAAAAATTATCGTTAAGGATACTTCGAATTTAAACGATGCAAATTTAAAACGTAGTTTTTATAATATCTTGGTTAATGATTTGAAGGTAAGCTCTAATTTTGAGGTTGTAAGTGAAGGAAGTGAAAATTTCAATTATACCTTTGAATATGACTTAGCTAGAAACGGAAATACCTTGAGTTTAAACGTCAGAATTAAAGCAGGTGGTGAGCAAAAATCAAGTCAAAATTATACCCTTAATAATATAGAACAATATCCTTTTTTAGCTCACAAAAGCGTAAAAGAATCTGTAAATTTTCTCGCACTTGCACCGGTTGAATGGATGGATCATAAAATCCTAATTGCAAGAACAAATGGTCCAAAACAAAGTCAAATCATTATGGCAGATTATACACTAACTTACCAAAAAGTTATTATTAGTGGGGGGCTTAATCTATTTCCTAAATGGGCTAACGAGGAGCAAAGTGCCTTTTACTACACTGCATATGATCACGAAATGCCAACACTTTATCGCTATGATTTAAAAACAAATCAAGCAAGCAAAATTCTTTCGAGTGGAGGTATGGTTGTGGCAAGTGATGTGAATAAAAATGGGGATAAAATCCTTATCACTATGGCACCGCAAGACCAACCTGATGTATATTTGTATGATTTAAATTCTAAAAATTTAACAAAAATGACAAATTATTCTGGTATAGATGTTAATGCTAATTTTATCGGCGAAGACGAATCAAAGGTGGTTTTTGTATCAGATCGCTTAGGTTATCCTAATATTTTTATGCAAAATATAGGAAATACAAATGCCGAGCAAGTTGTTTTTCATGGCAAAAATAATTCAGCTGTTTCAACCTATAAAGATTTTTTAGTCTATTCAAGCCGTGAAAGCAATCAAGCAGGTGTTTTCAATATTTATTTAATGTCCATTAAGAGCGATGATATAAGACAGCTTAGTGCAAATGGTAAAAATTTATTTCCACGTTTTTCAAGCGATGGCGGAAGTATAGTATTTATCAAATATTTGGGAGCACAAAGTGCTTTAGGAGTTATTCGTGTCAATGCGAATAAAACCTTTTATTTTCCGCTTAAAGTTGGAAAAATTCAATCCATAGATTGGTAA
- a CDS encoding TonB C-terminal domain-containing protein, with the protein MKYGITNTQSFLLALLSYFIVVAFVFFRIVIFESPSIKYTDLKDSFIDIEFAEPSKQILNEQKIVEKTPSPLQNDTEKIAKETTNKAVKTENVNQKATDFNALFGNVKEIQDEKTTKVQSSAQSTPKTSAPKTAASELVKQLNDNLIAEKSNNEGSSTQSQRTGIYDEFLGRVTRIIEQRWRLYHPYQGNLRVVVKIFIDSNGKFGYTSVEKSHNAAFDEKVLDFLQNQNGKFIANPPKAELVNITMNLGDEVVVAQ; encoded by the coding sequence ATGAAATACGGAATCACCAATACTCAATCTTTCTTACTTGCTTTGCTGAGTTATTTCATTGTTGTAGCTTTTGTATTTTTTAGAATTGTAATCTTTGAATCACCAAGCATTAAATACACAGATTTAAAAGATAGTTTTATAGATATTGAGTTTGCCGAACCATCAAAACAAATTTTAAACGAACAAAAAATTGTAGAAAAAACTCCCTCTCCTTTGCAAAACGATACAGAAAAAATCGCTAAAGAAACAACAAATAAAGCTGTTAAAACTGAAAATGTCAATCAAAAAGCAACAGATTTTAATGCTTTGTTTGGAAATGTTAAAGAGATTCAAGATGAAAAAACGACAAAAGTGCAATCTTCTGCACAATCAACACCAAAAACTTCGGCACCAAAAACTGCTGCGAGTGAGCTTGTAAAACAACTTAATGACAATCTTATCGCTGAAAAATCAAACAATGAAGGCAGCAGTACACAAAGCCAACGCACAGGAATTTATGATGAATTCTTAGGGAGGGTAACAAGGATTATTGAACAAAGATGGAGACTTTATCACCCTTATCAAGGAAATTTAAGAGTTGTGGTTAAAATTTTTATCGATAGTAACGGAAAATTTGGTTATACTTCTGTGGAGAAAAGTCATAATGCAGCTTTTGATGAGAAAGTTTTAGACTTTTTACAAAATCAAAATGGTAAATTTATCGCAAATCCACCTAAGGCAGAGCTTGTAAATATTACAATGAATTTAGGTGATGAAGTTGTGGTTGCACAATAA
- a CDS encoding ExbD/TolR family protein: protein MLDEKPELNITPLVDIMLVLLAILMVTAPSITYEEKINLPQGSQKTSSSPTLKSLIVSINANKEIFINQDKFDFLSFADNLAQRKSQFNLDDPVFIRADKNLKYDDVIFVLRNIKNLGFNKVALQTE, encoded by the coding sequence ATGCTTGATGAAAAACCCGAACTTAATATCACACCTTTAGTGGATATTATGCTCGTTTTACTCGCAATTTTAATGGTTACAGCACCAAGTATCACCTATGAAGAAAAAATCAATCTTCCTCAAGGCTCTCAAAAAACTTCAAGTAGCCCAACCCTTAAAAGTCTTATTGTAAGTATTAATGCGAATAAAGAAATTTTTATCAATCAAGATAAATTTGATTTCTTAAGTTTTGCAGATAATCTTGCTCAAAGAAAATCTCAATTCAATCTTGACGACCCTGTTTTTATAAGAGCAGATAAAAATTTAAAATATGACGATGTAATTTTTGTGTTAAGAAATATTAAAAATTTAGGCTTTAACAAGGTCGCTTTACAAACTGAATAA
- a CDS encoding MotA/TolQ/ExbB proton channel family protein, with the protein MNFEAIFHFFNDSSPITYIVLIWLSLYFILSFSILFARMSYLAIWKSKEKQSLERLLLGEKDISQSDSILRKCTDYSLSRLEIYKNLANRKSSVGLTWLSIIASTSPFIGLFGTVISILETFGGLGSQTSLGIIAPKISEALIATGCGILVAIPAYTFHLIIKRRAYELISIIDSEIKVLSSNKESNA; encoded by the coding sequence ATGAATTTTGAGGCTATTTTTCATTTTTTTAATGATTCAAGCCCCATTACTTATATTGTTTTAATCTGGCTTTCTTTATATTTTATCCTTTCTTTTTCCATACTTTTTGCAAGAATGAGTTATTTAGCAATTTGGAAAAGTAAAGAAAAACAAAGCTTAGAAAGATTGCTTTTAGGAGAAAAAGACATCAGTCAAAGCGATTCTATACTTAGAAAATGCACGGATTATAGTCTTTCTCGTTTAGAAATTTATAAAAATCTTGCGAATAGAAAATCTTCTGTTGGTCTGACTTGGTTGAGTATCATTGCTTCAACTTCGCCTTTTATAGGTCTTTTTGGGACGGTTATTTCTATACTTGAAACCTTTGGAGGGCTAGGGTCTCAAACTTCTTTAGGTATCATTGCACCTAAAATCAGCGAAGCTTTGATTGCAACAGGTTGTGGAATTTTAGTTGCCATTCCTGCCTATACTTTTCATCTTATCATCAAAAGAAGAGCCTATGAACTTATCAGTATTATCGATAGTGAAATTAAAGTTTTAAGCTCCAATAAGGAATCAAATGCTTGA
- the atpC gene encoding ATP synthase F1 subunit epsilon, with product MNGLIDFEIVTPIGVIYKGEVQSVTLPGSEGEFGVLKGHAALIASLKSGVITIEKADLKHELIAIDGGHAKVDENKIVVLAKGAIWISGSSESEIEKNLSQAKELIKSMSSDNVALAATLSKLDDIKASG from the coding sequence ATGAATGGTTTAATTGATTTTGAAATTGTTACGCCCATTGGAGTCATCTACAAAGGAGAAGTGCAATCAGTTACCCTACCCGGTAGCGAGGGCGAATTTGGAGTGTTGAAAGGACATGCTGCCTTGATTGCTTCTTTAAAATCTGGCGTAATTACCATAGAAAAAGCAGATTTAAAACACGAATTAATTGCTATTGATGGAGGACATGCGAAAGTAGATGAAAATAAAATCGTCGTTTTAGCCAAAGGAGCAATTTGGATATCAGGAAGTAGTGAAAGTGAAATAGAAAAAAATCTCTCTCAAGCCAAAGAATTAATCAAATCTATGAGTTCAGATAATGTCGCTTTAGCTGCAACTCTTTCAAAACTTGACGATATAAAGGCAAGCGGATGA
- the atpD gene encoding F0F1 ATP synthase subunit beta yields the protein MQGLISQVLGPVVDVDFNDYLPKINEAIMVNFEREGQKHRLVLEVAAHLGDNRVRTIAMDMTDGLVRGLEVQALGSPINVPVGEKVLGRIFNVTGDLIDEGEEVNFDKRWSIHRDPPSFEEQSTKSEIFETGIKVVDLLAPYAKGGKVGLFGGAGVGKTVVIMELIHNVAFKHSGYSVFAGVGERTREGNDLYNEMKESNVLDKVALCYGQMNEPPGARNRIALTGLTMAEYFRDEMGLDVLMFIDNIFRFSQSGSEMSALLGRIPSAVGYQPTLASEMGRFQERITSTKKGSITSVQAVYVPADDLTDPAPATVFAHLDATTVLNRAIAEKGIYPAVDPLDSTSRMLDPNIIGEEHYKVARGVQSVLQKYKDLQDIIAILGMDELSEEDKLTVERARKIERFLSQPFFVAEVFTGSPGKYITLEETIAGFKGILEGKYDDLPENAFYMVGNIDEAIAKADKIKGSK from the coding sequence ATGCAAGGATTAATTTCACAAGTATTAGGTCCCGTAGTTGATGTAGATTTTAACGACTATTTGCCTAAGATTAATGAAGCTATAATGGTAAATTTTGAAAGAGAAGGACAAAAACATAGACTTGTTTTAGAAGTTGCTGCACATTTAGGAGATAATCGCGTAAGAACTATTGCTATGGATATGACAGATGGTTTGGTTAGAGGACTTGAAGTCCAAGCTTTAGGAAGTCCTATCAATGTTCCGGTAGGGGAAAAAGTTTTAGGCAGAATTTTTAATGTAACGGGCGATTTAATCGACGAAGGTGAAGAAGTCAATTTTGATAAAAGATGGTCTATTCATAGAGATCCTCCAAGTTTTGAAGAACAAAGCACCAAGAGCGAAATTTTTGAAACGGGTATTAAGGTTGTTGATTTATTAGCTCCTTATGCAAAGGGTGGAAAAGTAGGACTTTTTGGTGGTGCAGGTGTTGGGAAAACCGTTGTTATTATGGAGCTTATCCATAATGTCGCTTTTAAACATAGTGGCTATTCTGTATTTGCAGGAGTTGGAGAGAGAACACGTGAGGGAAATGATCTCTATAATGAAATGAAAGAAAGCAATGTTTTGGATAAAGTTGCTCTCTGTTATGGACAAATGAATGAGCCACCGGGGGCTAGAAATCGCATTGCTTTAACGGGGCTTACTATGGCCGAATATTTTAGAGATGAAATGGGTCTTGATGTGCTTATGTTTATTGACAATATTTTTAGATTTTCTCAATCAGGCTCTGAAATGTCAGCTCTCTTAGGAAGAATTCCTTCAGCTGTAGGCTATCAACCGACTTTAGCAAGTGAAATGGGACGATTCCAAGAACGAATCACCTCAACCAAAAAAGGTTCTATCACTTCAGTTCAAGCTGTTTATGTCCCAGCCGATGACCTTACAGACCCAGCTCCAGCAACCGTTTTTGCCCACTTAGATGCAACAACGGTTTTAAATCGTGCTATCGCAGAAAAAGGAATTTATCCTGCTGTAGATCCTCTTGATTCGACTTCAAGAATGCTTGATCCTAATATCATTGGCGAAGAGCATTATAAAGTTGCAAGAGGGGTTCAATCTGTGCTTCAAAAATACAAAGATTTGCAAGATATTATTGCTATCTTAGGTATGGACGAGTTGAGCGAAGAGGATAAACTCACCGTTGAAAGAGCGAGAAAAATAGAAAGATTTTTATCGCAACCATTTTTCGTTGCTGAAGTTTTCACAGGAAGTCCGGGTAAATACATCACTCTTGAAGAAACCATAGCAGGATTTAAAGGAATTTTAGAGGGTAAATATGATGATTTACCAGAAAATGCTTTTTATATGGTTGGAAATATTGATGAGGCGATTGCAAAAGCGGATAAGATTAAAGGTTCAAAATGA
- the atpG gene encoding ATP synthase F1 subunit gamma, whose product MSNLKEIKRKIKSVHNTQKTTNAMKLVSTAKLKKAEEAAKRARVYAQKIDEILSEISYQLNKVIHNEEDTRFSLFHERKQIKNIDLIFITADKGLCGGFNIKTLKAVSEFLSDYKNKNINIRLRAVGKTGIDYFSFQKIELLEQYLHLSSSPNYEKACMVIQAAVNDYLNGQTDGVILIHNGYKNMITQELRINHIIPVEPKQVEKGQNSLLELEPEGSDILEDLMKTYFEYNMYYALIDSLAAEHSARMQAMDNATNNAKTRVKELNLAYNKARQESITTELIEIISGVESMK is encoded by the coding sequence ATGTCTAATTTAAAAGAAATCAAACGAAAGATAAAAAGCGTCCATAACACGCAAAAAACTACAAATGCAATGAAACTCGTTTCTACTGCAAAACTCAAAAAAGCAGAGGAAGCAGCTAAAAGGGCTAGAGTTTATGCACAAAAGATTGATGAAATTTTAAGTGAAATTTCATACCAGCTTAATAAAGTGATTCATAATGAAGAAGACACGCGATTTAGCCTTTTTCATGAAAGAAAACAAATTAAAAATATAGATTTGATTTTTATAACTGCAGACAAAGGGCTTTGCGGAGGGTTTAATATCAAAACTCTTAAGGCAGTGAGTGAATTTTTAAGTGATTATAAAAACAAAAATATTAATATTCGTTTAAGGGCTGTGGGAAAAACAGGGATTGATTATTTTAGTTTTCAAAAGATAGAGCTTTTAGAACAATATTTGCATTTAAGTTCAAGCCCTAATTATGAAAAAGCTTGTATGGTCATTCAAGCTGCTGTCAATGATTATTTAAATGGACAAACCGATGGAGTAATCCTAATACACAATGGCTATAAAAATATGATCACTCAAGAATTAAGGATTAATCATATCATTCCCGTTGAACCAAAACAAGTTGAAAAAGGGCAAAATTCGCTTTTAGAGCTTGAACCTGAAGGGAGCGATATTTTAGAAGATTTGATGAAAACTTATTTTGAGTATAATATGTATTATGCTTTAATTGATTCTTTAGCTGCTGAACACAGTGCTAGAATGCAAGCAATGGATAATGCAACAAATAATGCAAAAACAAGAGTCAAAGAGCTTAATCTAGCGTATAATAAAGCCAGACAAGAATCCATTACTACTGAACTCATTGAGATAATCAGTGGTGTTGAGTCTATGAAATAG